A window from Rana temporaria chromosome 8, aRanTem1.1, whole genome shotgun sequence encodes these proteins:
- the LOC120910753 gene encoding oocyte zinc finger protein XlCOF22-like — MRDGAVIPTDKKFFCAECGKCFNLKSDLRAHKKSHIGEKPHSCPECGKCFRLKSRFIEHKKSHSAEKPYCPECGKFFLTKSHLSLHHRSHTGEKPFSCPECGRCFRARSNLYIHWRCHTGEKPYSCPNCGKCFSQKSSLNTHQRSHTGEKPYSCLECGKCFSYKYMLSSHQTLHTGEKPYSCPECGKCFSLKSHLSRHQ, encoded by the coding sequence atgagAGATGGTGCCGTCATTCCAACAGATAAGAAGTTTTTCTGtgctgagtgtgggaagtgtttcaaTTTGAAATCCGATCTTAGAGCACATAAAAAATCTCACATAggtgagaagccgcattcctgtcctgagtgcgggaaatgtttccgtTTAAAATCTAGATTTATTGAGCATAAAAAATCTCACTCAGCTGAGAAGCCgtactgtcctgagtgtgggaaattctTCTTAACAAAGTCCCATCTTTCCTTACATcacagatctcacacaggggaaaagccatTTTCCTGCCCTGAATGCGGGAGATGTTTTCGAGCGAGGTCCAATCTTTACATACATTGGAGGTGTCACACtggtgagaagccatattcctgtcctaattgcgggaaatgtttttcacagaagtccagtcttaacacacatcagagatctcacacgggggaaaagccgtattcctgtcttgagtgcgggaaatgtttttcatacaagtacatgcttTCCAGCCATCAGACATTGcatacgggggagaagccgtattcttgtcctgagtgcgggaaatgtttttcactgaagtcccacctttccagacatcag